AGATAATGGTAGTTTTGAAATGAATTTATTCTTCACCTACCTAATTCAGGAAGATAACAAAGGATTGGATAATATCTTTGTTTTTGAACGGGGTAGAAATAGTGATTTAGTTGTCCAAGCGATCGATGCCAAAGGCGATCTGATTGGTAATTACATCAAATTAGAGGATACAAAAAATCAAGTCGATCTGGGCTACAGTATTGACACCACAGAAATTAATGGCGCACAAAAAGTAGGTGGATGGGGAATTAGCCTCAAGGAATTGGGAATTACTTCTGCTGCTGGTATTCGGATTAGAACAGAAAATGGTTTTAATGGCCCTGATTTCAAAATGATTGCTCGTTTAAATGACGATCCTATTTTACGGGAAAGAGTTCCCGAACCAGCAACTTTACTTGGATTAGGATTAGTTGCAAGTTCTTTCGTAGTGTCTCGTCGTCGCAAAGCTAGTAAAGCTTGTTAATTCTCAAAGCTAAGCTGTTTCATGAGTATTTTTTTTAATTACATCAGGCTTATAAAGTTGCATCTATAAAATATTTAGTTTTAAATAAAAACTAGTATTAAAAAGGGTTCAGTGAAAATGAACCCTTTTCTGTTTTTACCTTTGTTTTTTATGTCGGTACTAATTCACCAGGACGTAATTTTGCCCATTTTCCCATTTCTTGTTTAAAGCTAACGCAGCCAACAACATCCCATTCCATTTCCACATAATCTTGTTGCGGACGAATGTTAACATTAATGCTGGGTTCAATTGGTTCAAAGTCAGGATCTTCGTTAAGGTGTGGTACTTCATGCTGCGTTTCTACGGCGTGGTAGGTGATGCAGCGATCGACATAATGGCAGTTAACGCAAATACACATAGCGTCTTCTCCAGTGGCTTTTTTGTTAATCTAGCTTAGACGAGTAGGCGATCGCTTAGTCCCTTGGTTGATTTTTGTTGCGACAATCTGAAAAATTAGTATGAACCACAGAGACACAGAGAACGCAGAGAAAGAATTTTCTGCTTTGTCTGCTGAAAATTGGCCTTTTGATTTAAAATTCTTGCCGGAATCTGCTTACATGGTAGGTGGCGCGGTACGAGATGCGCTTTTGGGGAGAAAGCGCGATTATTTAGATTTGGATTTTATTATCCCGGAAACAGCGGTGAAGGTCGCTCGGAAAATTGCTACTCACTACAAAGCTGGGTTTGTTTTGTTAGATCCCCAAAGACAAATTGCTAGGGTAGTTTTTCCCCATGCTACAGCTGATTTTGCTCAGCAGGAAGGTGATTCTTTAGAAACCGATCTGCGGCGACGAGACTTTACGATGAATGCGATCGCCTATCACCCTCACACTAACCAACTAATCGATCCCCTGCAAGGTTACACTGATTTGAAGCAAAGTCTCATCCGCATGATTTCTCCTGCTAACCTACAAGATGATCCTTTGCGTTTACTCAGAGCATACCGTCAAGCTGCTCAATTAGGTTTTACTGTTGAACCAAAAACTCGTTTTGTTATTCAAGAAATCGCACATTTACTGGGTAAAGTAGCGGCAGAAAGAGTGCGAGTAGAATTAGGTTATCTCCTCAATTCTTCCAGTGGAATTCCCTGGTTAACGGCTGCTTGGGAAGATGGATTAATTAATATTTGGTTGAGTCACGCCACAGAAAAAAGTTTCCGTCAACTTGTCGCCGTTGACTCCGCCGCTACAACATTAGTCAAAATTTGGCCTCAATTAGAAATCGAACTTTCCCAAGCAATTAAAGATACTATCAAAACTCCTTGGTTAAGTCTTGCCAAACTTGCTTGTTTAGTTACGAACGATCCGATTTTAGCAGAAGCAGAATTACAAAAACTATCTTACAGTCGGGCTGAAATCAAAGGAGTTACTGCGATATTAAAACTTTTACCACAGTTGCATTTAAAACAAGACTTAACTACTGAAATGTCTTTAAGAGAGCAATATTTCCTCTTTCGAGAAGCCGGAAAAGCTTTTCCTATTGTTGCAGTTTCAGCTTTAGCTACTGGAATTTCGCTAGAAGGTATTTCACCTTTAATTAACCGTTATCTTACTCCAAACGATCGAGTTGCTCATCCCATTCCCTTAATTACTGGTAACGATTTAATCAAGGCGCTGGATCTTAAACCTAGCCCAAAACTGGGGGAATTACTCACAGAAATTCAAATTGCTCGCATAGAAGGGAAAATTTCTAGTTTAGAGGAAGCGATCGCATTTGCTACACACCTAAACAAGCAGGAAAGCAGTGGAACAGTGGAGTAATAAAGGTTTTTCTTAATATATAAATCAGAAAAGCATTAATTCTTAATACTCTCAATACAAATCCCCATTTAGCACTAAATGATAGTATTGCTCTAATCTCTCCTAACAAATTTCTCCCCTGCCCCTCTGCCCCTCTGCCCCCCTGTCTCTATGCCTTCCCCAATTTGGCCTTATATTACCCCAGGAATCCCGGATGATTTGTTCGATCGCTTACCGGGCATTCCTCTAAGCAAAAGAGAAGTACGATTGCTGTTAATCTCGCATCTGCGTCTCACCCCAGAAACAATTTTGTGGGATATTGGCGCAGGCACAGGTACAATTCCGGTTGAAGTCGGGCTGCTTTGTCCGCAGGGTAAGATTATTGCCGTAGAACGAGATGAGGAAGTCGCAACTTTAATCAGACGGAATTGCGATCGCTTCAGTGTGCCCAACGTAGATATAATCGTAGGAAGCGCTCCTGAATGTCTCAAAGACTTATCAGCACCACCCAATCGAGTTTGCATTGAAGGTGGTCGCCCAATCAAAGAGATTCTGCTTGACGTTTGGCATTACTTGCCACACCAAGGCAGAGTTGTAGTGACAGCAAGCAACTTAGAAACCCTTTACAGTGTTTCTGAAACCTTTGCTCAGTTACAAGTACGGAACATAGAAGTTGTACAATCAGCTGTTAACCGTCTGGAGAAGCGAGGAAATAATCAAACATTTGCCGCTGTCGATCCGATTTTCATCCTCAGTGGCGAAAAGTTAGAGTAAAACCAAAGAGATTTTAGATTTGCGATCCACTCTAAAATCTAAAATCTAAAATCTAAAAATTAAAAGAATGTCTCATGTCTTGGCCTAGAATACTTAGCGGAATTGTTGCGATCGTCCTAGCTTTAGGAATGATTTTCCTGGGAGGTTGGTATTTCACCCTTTGCTTCTGCATCATCATTTATTTAGGTTTATTAGAATACTTTCAACTAGTACGCGCTACAGGAATTGCTCCCGCAGCTAAAACCACACTCGCAGTTAGTTTAGCACTATTAATAATTGCTACATTTTCTTCTACACTGGCTGATGCAGTATTACCAGTAGCCGGAACTTTTATCTGTTTTTATCTTTTATTTCAACCAAAATTAGCCACTATTGCCGATATTTCTACTTCAATATTGGGATTATTTTACGGTGGTTATTTACCTAGTTATTGGGTACGCTTACGCGCTCTAGGTCAAGCAGAATGCAGTAATTTAATATTAGGTGGTTATTGGCCAGAAAATTGGACAAACATCAAAGATTGGCCACAAGGACTTACGATTACATTACTTGCTTTTGGTTGTATTTGGGCAGCTGATATCGGTGCTTATTTTATTGGTAAATTCTTTGGCAAAACTAGCTTGTCTCACATTAGTCCGAAAAAGACTGTAGAAGGAGCAGTTTTTGGCGTTAGTGCCAGTGTAGCCGTAGCTGTAGCTGGAGCGTGGTATCTCAATTGGCATTTTTGGCCGATCGCTGGAGTCGCATTAGGTCTTTTAATTGGTATTGCCAGTCTCTTAGGAGATCTCACCGAGTCAATGATGAAACGCGATGCAGGTGTCAAAGACTCAGGACAACTTATCCCTGGACACGGCGGAATTTTAGACCGCGCTGATAGCTACGTTTTCACTGCTCCCTTAGTCTATTATTTTGTCACTTTGCTATTACCTTTATTACCGAAGTAAGGCAGAAGGGAAGAAGAGGTGG
This genomic interval from Phormidium ambiguum IAM M-71 contains the following:
- a CDS encoding exosortase-dependent surface protein XDP2, yielding MKLTNTATIFGIACGTILAISTTAQAASFSVGVSQKTDPKADIWLQSITQNGMTFNQFNLINEAKGNILHNDMIKLTGKEGESSDPTKGGLNNNTGAASTDRGDNASKPNGLEVSGVQDPTMSDIATYLGNTNLNNIIDTEDNGSFEMNLFFTYLIQEDNKGLDNIFVFERGRNSDLVVQAIDAKGDLIGNYIKLEDTKNQVDLGYSIDTTEINGAQKVGGWGISLKELGITSAAGIRIRTENGFNGPDFKMIARLNDDPILRERVPEPATLLGLGLVASSFVVSRRRKASKAC
- a CDS encoding Ycf34 family protein → MCICVNCHYVDRCITYHAVETQHEVPHLNEDPDFEPIEPSINVNIRPQQDYVEMEWDVVGCVSFKQEMGKWAKLRPGELVPT
- a CDS encoding CCA tRNA nucleotidyltransferase, with amino-acid sequence MNHRDTENAEKEFSALSAENWPFDLKFLPESAYMVGGAVRDALLGRKRDYLDLDFIIPETAVKVARKIATHYKAGFVLLDPQRQIARVVFPHATADFAQQEGDSLETDLRRRDFTMNAIAYHPHTNQLIDPLQGYTDLKQSLIRMISPANLQDDPLRLLRAYRQAAQLGFTVEPKTRFVIQEIAHLLGKVAAERVRVELGYLLNSSSGIPWLTAAWEDGLINIWLSHATEKSFRQLVAVDSAATTLVKIWPQLEIELSQAIKDTIKTPWLSLAKLACLVTNDPILAEAELQKLSYSRAEIKGVTAILKLLPQLHLKQDLTTEMSLREQYFLFREAGKAFPIVAVSALATGISLEGISPLINRYLTPNDRVAHPIPLITGNDLIKALDLKPSPKLGELLTEIQIARIEGKISSLEEAIAFATHLNKQESSGTVE
- the cbiT gene encoding precorrin-6Y C5,15-methyltransferase subunit CbiT — its product is MPSPIWPYITPGIPDDLFDRLPGIPLSKREVRLLLISHLRLTPETILWDIGAGTGTIPVEVGLLCPQGKIIAVERDEEVATLIRRNCDRFSVPNVDIIVGSAPECLKDLSAPPNRVCIEGGRPIKEILLDVWHYLPHQGRVVVTASNLETLYSVSETFAQLQVRNIEVVQSAVNRLEKRGNNQTFAAVDPIFILSGEKLE
- a CDS encoding phosphatidate cytidylyltransferase, translated to MSWPRILSGIVAIVLALGMIFLGGWYFTLCFCIIIYLGLLEYFQLVRATGIAPAAKTTLAVSLALLIIATFSSTLADAVLPVAGTFICFYLLFQPKLATIADISTSILGLFYGGYLPSYWVRLRALGQAECSNLILGGYWPENWTNIKDWPQGLTITLLAFGCIWAADIGAYFIGKFFGKTSLSHISPKKTVEGAVFGVSASVAVAVAGAWYLNWHFWPIAGVALGLLIGIASLLGDLTESMMKRDAGVKDSGQLIPGHGGILDRADSYVFTAPLVYYFVTLLLPLLPK